A genomic region of Micropterus dolomieu isolate WLL.071019.BEF.003 ecotype Adirondacks linkage group LG11, ASM2129224v1, whole genome shotgun sequence contains the following coding sequences:
- the LOC123978703 gene encoding protein delta homolog 1 — MVQDKRGVLLEITMHLTAVVLILVVTGIAKGWECSAGCNTENGFCEKPGKCRCKPGWQGENCDQCVSFPGCLHGTCERAWQCICEEGWVGSLCDQDTRLCSSRPCAGNATCVETGEGGYLCICPHGYTGENCHLKRGLCLTNGSPCQNGGTCMDTDGSAAHSSCICPPGFSGDFCEISIDSCQPNPCLNGGNCTNHGLAFTCVCPHGFTGFTCNDSTSLSPCAGRPCANSGTCVGQPDGTFRCVCQKWFTGPTCSLQHKPKARSRPVGARPVDHRVFALTPQHYSLPAHTFHKLLRPPERDLLKITLKETVHSSGVLVTHGQLVCFGMLALITCLVILGTTGIVFFGRCETWLANAKYSQLVRQQREHLLREAGAASQEEPEHSVNIILPEKIRLTSFGRNYTSI; from the exons ATGGTTCAG GACAAAAGGGGGGTCTTGCTTGAAATTACGATGCATCTCACAGCGGTGGTCTTAATTCTGGTCGTGACAGGCATCGCCAAAG GTTGGGAATGCAGCGCAGGGTGCAACACAGAAAATGGATTTTGTGAGAAGCCAGGGAAGTGCAG GTGCAAACCAGGGTGGCAAGGAGAGAACTGTGACCAGTGTGTGTCCTTCCCTGGCTGTCTACACGGCACATGTGAGAGGGCATGGCAGTGTATCTGCGAGGAGGGCTGGGTGGGCAGCCTGTGTGACCAAG ATACTCGCCTGTGCTCATCCAGGCCTTGTGCTGGTAATGCCACCTGCGTTGAGACAGGAGAGGGAGGATACCTGTGCATCTGTCCCCATGGCTACACGGGTGAAAATTGCCACCTGAAGAGAGGACTTTGCCTCACAAATGG CTCTCCTTGTCAGAACGGAGGCACCTGTATGGATACCGATGGCTCAGCAGCACACTCTTCTTGTATATGTCCCCCTGGATTTTCTGGAGATTTCTGTGAGATAAGCATTGACAGCTGCCAGCCTAACCCGTGCCTCAACGGTGGCAACTGTACAAATCATGGCCTGGCCTTCACATGTGTCTGTCCGCACGGATTCACTGGTTTCACTTGTAATGACAGCACTAGCCTCTCTCCCTGCGCTGGCAGGCCCTGCGCCAATAGTGGCACGTGTGTTGGTCAACCTGATGGAACCTTCCGGTGCGTTTGCCAGAAATGGTTTACAGGTCCCACATGTTCCCTGCAGCACAAGCCGAAGGCCAGGTCCAGGCCGGTTGGCGCAAGGCCTGTGGACCACAGAGTGTTCGCGCTGACTCCGCAGCACTACTCCCTCCCTGCTCACACCTTCCACAAGCTTCTCAGACCGCCTGAGAGAGATCTGCTTAAGATCACCCTAAAGGAGACAGTCCACTCCTCCGGTGTCCTTGTCACCCATGGTCAGCTCGTCTGCTTCGGCATGCTGGCCCTGATCACCTGCCTGGTCATCCTGGGCACAACAGGCATTGTGTTTTTTGGCCGCTGTGAGACATGGCTGGCTAACGCCAAGTACAGCCAGCTTGTTCGGCAGCAAAGGGAACACCTACTGAGAGAAGCCGGCGCCGCGAGCCAGGAAGAGCCGGAGCACTCAGTAAATATCATCCTGCCGGAGAAGATTAGACTCACCAGCTTTGGGAGAAACTACACCTCCATCTGA
- the dio3a gene encoding iodothyronine deiodinase 3a: MDEKSCNISTFRKRVFFRMKEQEGDAIDPPLCISDSNRLFSLESLKAVWHGHKLDFLKAAHLGHGAPNTEVVQLEDQRHSRILDYATDRRPLILNFGSCTUPPFMARLKAFQCVVQENADIADSVVVYIEEAHPSDGWMSTDAPYQIPKHRCLEDRLNAAQLMHLEVPGCLVVVDSMENSSNAAYGAYFDRLYILQEGKIVYQGGRGPEGYRITELRDWLDQYRERLGKSSNRIINV, translated from the exons atggatgaaaagtCTTgtaatatttctacatttag AAAAAGGGTTTTCTTCAGGATGAAGGAGCAGGAGGGCGATGCCATCGATCCTCCTTTGTGCATATCGGACTCCAATCGTCTCTTCAGCCTGGAATCCCTAAAGGCTGTCTGGCACGGCCATAAACTGGACTTTCTGAAAGCAGCGCATCTCGGACACGGAGCGCCCAACACCGAAGTTGTTCAGCTGGAGGATCAGCGGCACAGCCGCATCCTCGATTACGCAACGGACAGGAGACCGCTCATCCTCAACTTTGGAAGCTGCACCTGACCGCCGTTCATGGCGCGTCTGAAGGCTTTCCAGTGTGTCGTGCAGGAGAACGCAGATATAGCAGACTCTGTAGTTGTGTATATCGAGGAAGCGCACCCCTCCGACGGCTGGATGAGCACTGACGCGCCCTATCAGATCCCCAAACACCGGTGTCTAGAGGACCGGCTGAACGCTGCGCAGCTGATGCACCTGGAGGTGCCCGGCTGCCTGGTCGTGGTCGACAGCATGGAAAACTCCTCCAACGCAGCGTACGGAGCCTATTTCGACAGACTTTACATACTGCAGGAGGGAAAGATAGTTTACCAGGGTGGCAGAGGACCTGAGGGCTATCGGATCACAGAGCTCAGAGACTGGCTGGATCAATACAGAGAAAGGCTGGGAAAATCCAGTAATCGAATTATTAATGTGTAA